A genomic segment from Zygotorulaspora mrakii chromosome 1, complete sequence encodes:
- the VMA2 gene encoding H(+)-transporting V1 sector ATPase subunit B (similar to Saccharomyces cerevisiae VMA2 (YBR127C); ancestral locus Anc_3.388), translating into MVLSDKELFELNKKAVSQGFKIKPRTTYNTVRGVNGPLVILENVKFPRFNEIVNLTLPDGSVRQGQVLEVRGDRAIVQVFEGTSGIDVKKTTVEFTGENLKIPVSEDTLGRIFDGSGRPIDNGPKVFAEDYLDINGSPINPYARIYPEEMISTGVSAIDTMNAIARGQKIPIFSASGLPHNEIAAQICRQAGLVRPTKDVHDGHEENFSIVFAAMGVNLETARFFKQDFEENGSLERTSLFLNLANDPTIERIITPRLALTTAEYLAYQTERHVLTILTDMSSYADALREVSAAREEVPGRRGYPGYMYTDLSTIYERAGRVEGRNGSITQIPILTMPNDDITHPIPDLTGYITEGQIFVDRQLNNKGIYPPINVLPSLSRLMKSAIGEGMTRKDHGDVSNQLYAKYAIGRDAAAMKAVVGEEALSIEDKLSLEFLEKFEKTFISQSAYENRTIFESLDQAWSLLRIYPKEMLNRISPKILDEFYDRSRDDNDEDDENENPDKRPGSKKDTPAESLI; encoded by the coding sequence ATGGTGTTATCTGACAAAGAACTatttgaattgaataaGAAGGCTGTCAGCCAAGGATTCAAGATTAAACCAAGAACTACGTATAACACTGTTCGTGGTGTCAATGGTCCCTTAGTCATCTTGGAAAATGTGAAGTTTCCTCGTTTTAATGAGATTGTCAATTTGACCTTGCCTGACGGCTCGGTTAGACAGGGTCAAGTGTTAGAAGTGAGGGGAGATAGGGCAATTgttcaagtttttgaaggaaCCTCTGGAATTGATGTTAAAAAGACTACCGTTGAGTTCACCGGagagaatttgaagatacCTGTTTCCGAAGATACTTTGGGTAGAATCTTTGATGGTTCCGGTAGACCAATCGATAACGGTCCAAAGGTTTTTGCAGAAGATTATTTAGACATCAATGGTTCTCCTATCAATCCCTACGCCCGTATTTATCcagaagaaatgatttcaaCTGGTGTTTCTGCAATTGATACTATGAATGCAATTGCTCGTGGTCAGAAGATTCCTATCTTTTCTGCGTCTGGTTTACCTCACAATGAAATTGCTGCTCAAATCTGTAGACAAGCTGGCTTGGTTAGACCAACGAAGGATGTCCATGACGGTCATGAGGAAAATTTCTCCATTGTTTTCGCAGCTATGGGTGTTAATTTAGAAACtgcaagatttttcaagcaggattttgaagagaatgGTTCATTGGAAAGAACAtcattgtttttgaatttggcAAATGATccaacaattgaaagaattataACGCCAAGACTGGCATTGACGACAGCAGAATATTTGGCATATCAAACTGAACGTCATGTTTTAACAATTCTTACAGATATGTCATCTTATGCGGATGCGTTAAGAGAAGTTTCGGCAGCTAGAGAAGAAGTTCCAGGTAGAAGAGGTTATCCAGGTTATATGTATACAGATTTGTCCACTATTTACGAAAGAGCAGGTAGAGTTGAAGGTCGTAATGGATCTATTACCCAAATTCCAATTTTAACTATGCCTAATGATGACATTACACATCCAATCCCTGATTTAACTGGTTATATTACTGAGGGTCAAATATTTGTGGATCGTCAATTAAACAATAAAGGTATTTACCCACCAATCAATGTTTTGCCATCTTTAAGTAGATTAATGAAATCTGCCATTGGTGAAGGTATGACTAGAAAGGATCATGGTGACGTTTCAAACCAACTGTACGCTAAATATGCTATCGGTAGAGATGCAGCCGCTATGAAAGCCGTTGTTGGTGAAGAAGCTTTGTCTATCGAAGATAAATTGtctttggaatttttggaaaagtttGAGAAGACTTTTATATCTCAAAGTGCTTATGAGAACAGaaccatttttgaaagtttggATCAAGCCTGGAGTTTGTTGAGAATCTATCCAAAGGAAATGCTAAATAGAATCtcaccaaaaattttagacGAGTTTTACGATAGG
- the SRP54 gene encoding RNA-binding signal recognition particle subunit SRP54 (similar to Saccharomyces cerevisiae SRP54 (YPR088C); ancestral locus Anc_3.395) has protein sequence MVLADLGKRINNAVNSALSNTEDDYATTVDVLLKTLVTALLEADVNIKLVSNLRNNLKETLMGNKGTGKSTSNAQTKKLIQKAVFDELCNLVDCESEQPFQPKKRKTNVIMFVGLQGSGKTTSCTKLAVYYSRRGFKVGLVCADTFRAGAFDQLKQNAIKAHIPFYGSYTETDPVKVAAEGIAKFKKEKFEVIIVDTSGRHHQEQALFQEMVEISNVVKPNQTIMVLDASIGQAAEQQSKAFKESADFGAILLTKMDGHAKGGGAISAVAATNTPIIFIGTGEHIHDLEKFSPKSFISKLLGIGDIESLLEQFQTVSNTDDAKATMENIQQGKFTLLDFKKQMQTIMKMGPLSNIASMIPGMGNMMNEVGEEEASKKMKKMIYVLDSMTKQELESDGRIFIDAPTRMVRVARGSGTSVFEVEMILMQQQMMARMAQSTRAAQQGGGMPSMPGMPNIPGMPKMSPQMMQQAQQRLKQNPGLMKNMQNMLGGAGGFPGMPGAGGGMPDMNEMMKMMQNPQMQQMAKQFGMSM, from the coding sequence ATGGTATTGGCTGACTTAGGAAAGCGCATTAACAATGCTGTAAATAGTGCCCTGTCCAACACAGAGGATGACTATGCTACCACTGTTGATGTACTTCTGAAGACTCTGGTGACGGCATTGTTGGAAGCTGATGTAAATATTAAATTGGTATCAAACCTTAGAAATAATTTGAAGGAAACTCTCATGGGAAACAAAGGTACTGGAAAATCTACATCAAATGCGCAGacaaaaaagttgattcaaaaggcagtttttgatgaattgtGCAATTTGGTCGACTGTGAGAGTGAACAGCCCTTTCAACctaagaaaagaaagacaaATGTTATCATGTTTGTTGGTTTGCAGGGCTCTGGTAAGACCACTTCCTGTACAAAATTGGCCGTATATTATTCCAGAAGAGGATTCAAGGTGGGTCTTGTTTGTGCGGATACCTTTCGTGCAGGTGCGTTTGACCAACTAAAACAGAATGCAATTAAAGCACATATCCCGTTTTATGGTTCCTATACAGAAACAGATCCTGTGAAAGTGGCAGCAGAAGGTATtgcaaaattcaaaaaagaaaaattcgaaGTTATCATTGTTGATACCTCAGGTAGACATCATCAAGAGCAAGCTTTATTCCAAGAAATGgtagaaatttcaaacgTAGTGAAACCGAATCAAACAATCATGGTTCTGGATGCATCTATTGGTCAGGCTGCTGAGCAGCAATCTAAAGCATTCAAGGAGTCTGCTGATTTTGGTGCCATTCTACTTACTAAAATGGATGGTCATGCCAAAGGTGGTGGTGCAATTTCAGCTGTTGCTGCTACGAATACTCCTATAATTTTCATCGGTACAGGTGAACATATACATGATTTAGAGAAATTTTCTCCCAAATCCTTTATCTCCAAGTTACTGGGCATTGGTGATATCGAAAGTTTATTAGAGCAGTTTCAGACAGTATCGAATACTGACGATGCCAAGGCAACGATGGAGAATATACAACAGGGAAAGTTCACATTACTAGACttcaaaaagcaaatgCAAACAATCATGAAAATGGGTCCATTATCAAATATAGCTTCAATGATTCCAGGTATGGGTAATATGATGAATGAGGTAGgggaagaagaagcttcaaagaaaatgaaaaaaatgatttacGTTTTAGATTCAATGACAAAACAGGAACTAGAATCCGATGGAAGAATATTTATAGATGCTCCAACACGAATGGTTAGAGTAGCAAGAGGTTCCGGTACTTCTgtttttgaagttgaaatgATTTTGATGCAGCAGCAAATGATGGCTAGGATGGCACAATCCACGAGAGCTGCCCAACAGGGTGGCGGAATGCCAAGTATGCCGGGGATGCCAAATATTCCTGGTATGCCAAAAATGTCTCCACAAATGATGCAACAAGCTCAACAGAGACTGAAACAAAATCCTGGCTTAATGAAAAACATGCAAAATATGCTTGGCGGTGCTGGTGGATTTCCAGGTATGCCGGGTGCCGGTGGTGGGATGCCTGACATGAAtgaaatgatgaaaatgatgcagAATCCGCAAATGCAACAAATGGCCAAGCAATTTGGCATGAGCATGTAA
- the ASA1 gene encoding Asa1p (similar to Saccharomyces cerevisiae YPR085C; ancestral locus Anc_3.391) codes for MDDIRLPSFTLRYHSSDVTALQFIDLRPDRAVPGLLSGDASGQIALWDVIIRRPLMTQAIEGSSEIVSIQVIDDNLIAILSKDHKMRIFRLLKATTSIIRPQQGSPKQSSNYELQECYHIPINTLNFANFLVRKLGDSFYRLICCNTQNSESIDIYTFHLSDLHSLCRIHKGINFYDHVKPLAANFDSSKVNKLGIVMKFAQRDEITYCGFESGYIIGFRLCENSDPKNRNENIHGYVANTIEVVYVSAVHYPNPVLDLYAGKHAVLSSSVDDVIGIHQIDVDFKRQQKDRYLSEMNESVVCREDLVLKGDVSRKVPLSQVGHVIEIEDYLILASWSGNTIVVDSTGMVHMKFLKSKSNVLVNESPQGSLQEDNQLHKKQSSCIKVCSIAGISKCHLAEDLSTILSLGQRRRIKHFTSACWCLIGYADGSIAVQHL; via the coding sequence ATGGATGATATACGATTGCCGAGTTTTACGCTGCGTTACCACTCCTCGGATGTGACAGCTCTTCAATTCATTGATCTGCGGCCGGATCGTGCTGTACCAGGACTGTTATCAGGAGATGCTTCAGGTCAAATAGCGCTTTGGGACGTTATAATAAGAAGGCCGCTCATGACCCAAGCTATTGAGGGTAGTTCTGAAATAGTTTCAATACAGGTGATTGATGATAACCTTATTGCCattctttcaaaggatCATAAAATGCGCATCTTTCGATTGCTCAAAGCGACTACAAGTATCATAAGACCGCAACAGGGTTCGCCTAAGCAATCTTCGAATTATGAATTACAGGAATGTTACCACATCCCAATAAATACCTTGAATTTTGCCAACTTTCTAGTGCGAAAGTTAGGAGATTCATTTTACAGATTGATTTGCTGCAATACACAAAATTCGGAATCCATTGATATATACACATTTCATTTATCAGATTTACACTCTTTGTGTAGAATTCACAAAGGTATCAATTTCTATGACCACGTCAAGCCATTGGctgcaaattttgattcttccaAAGTGAATAAATTAGGAATCGTAATGAAGTTTGCCCAAAGGGACGAAATAACGTATTGTGGCTTTGAAAGTGGCTATATTATTGGATTTAGACTATGCGAAAACTCAGACCcaaaaaatcgaaatgaaaatatacACGGCTACGTGGCAAATACTATAGAGGTTGTGTATGTATCTGCTGTGCACTATCCCAATCCCGTCCTTGACTTGTATGCTGGAAAACATGCGGTATTGTCGTCATCAGTCGACGATGTTATTGGTATACACCAAATAGACGTCGATTTTAAGAGACAGCAGAAAGATCGCTATTTATCAGAGATGAACGAATCGGTTGTATGCAGGGAAGATTTGGTATTGAAAGGTGatgtttcaagaaaagttcCACTGTCGCAAGTTGGTCACGTCatagaaattgaagattatCTTATTCTGGCGAGCTGGTCGGGGAATACCATAGTAGTTGATTCAACGGGAATGGTCCACATGAAGTTCCTGAAGTCTAAATCAAACGTTTTGGTAAATGAATCTCCGCAGGGATCATTGCAGGAGGATAATCAATTGCACAAAAAGCAAAGTAGCTGTATTAAAGTTTGTAGCATCGCAGGAATTAGCAAATGTCACCTCGCTGAAGATCTGAGCACGATATTAAGCCTCGGGCAACGACGCAGGATCAAACACTTCACAAGTGCATGCTGGTGTTTAATAGGGTATGCAGATGGTAGTATTGCAGTTCAGCATTTATGA
- the SUA7 gene encoding transcription factor TFIIB (similar to Saccharomyces cerevisiae SUA7 (YPR086W); ancestral locus Anc_3.394) produces MSAPAAVLARERNGRRGPNLNIVLTCPECKVYPPKVAERFSEGDIVCALCGLVLSDRLVDTRSEWRTFSNDDQNGDDPSRVGEASNPLLDGNSLSTRIGQGESGDVRAMRDLNRAQEKNVMDKKDNELQAVFAKITMLCDAAELPKIVKDCAKEAYKLCHDEKTLKGKSTESIMAAAILMGCRRAEVARTFKEIQSIIHVKTKEFFKTLGIMKAILREKSSDGLIKIDTDNMSGAQNLTYIPRFCSHLGLPMQVTTAAEYTAKKCKEIEEIAGKSPITIAVVSIYLNILLFKLPVSAAKVGQILQVTEGTIKSGYKILYEHREKIVDPQLIANGTVSFDNLPRVDKDRSSKAERKKE; encoded by the coding sequence ATGTCGGCACCAGCTGCAGTTTTAGCCCGTGAAAGAAATGGTAGAAGAGGACCAAATCTTAATATTGTTCTAACCTGTCCAGAATGCAAAGTTTACCCACCCAAGGTAGCGGAAAGGTTTAGCGAAGGTGATATTGTATGCGCCTTGTGTGGACTAGTGCTGTCTGACAGACTGGTTGACACGCGATCCGAGTGGCGTACTTTCTCGAACGATGACCAAAACGGTGATGATCCTAGTCGTGTTGGTGAGGCGTCCAATCCATTGTTGGATGGAAACAGCTTATCGACAAGAATAGGGCAAGGAGAAAGCGGTGATGTGCGTGCCATGAGGGATTTGAATAGAGCACAGGAGAAAAATGTGATGGACAAAAAGGATAATGAACTGCAAGCTGTGTTTGCCAAAATCACAATGCTTTGTGATGCGGCGGAACTGCCTAAGATCGTAAAAGATTGTGCAAAGGAGGCATACAAGCTCTGtcatgatgaaaaaacacTCAAGGGTAAATCGACGGAAAGCATAATGGCTGCAGCTATTCTTATGGGATGTAGACGTGCTGAAGTGGCGAGAACATTCAAAGAGATTCAATCCATCATTCATGTTAAAAccaaagaatttttcaaaacactAGGAATAATGAAAGCCATCCTAAGAGAAAAGAGTTCTGATGGTCTTATCAAGATTGATACTGATAATATGAGTGGAGCTCAAAATTTGACATATATTCCAAGATTTTGTTCTCATTTGGGACTACCGATGCAAGTTACAACAGCTGCTGAATATACCGCTAAAAAATGTAAGGAAATCGAAGAAATTGCCGGTAAGTCTCCGATTACCATTGCAGTGGTTTCTATTTATCTTAACATTTTACTGTTCAAGTTACCTGTATCTGCTGCCAAGGTTGGCCAGATATTACAAGTTACAGAGGGGACTATAAAATCTGGTTATAAGATCCTGTACGAACACAGGGAGAAGATTGTTGATCCGCAATTGATTGCCAATGGTACTGTGTCATTTGATAACTTGCCAAGGGTTGATAAAGAcagatcttcaaaagcagaaaggaaaaaagagtGA
- the ATG14 gene encoding Atg14p (similar to Saccharomyces cerevisiae ATG14 (YBR128C); ancestral locus Anc_3.389) — MNCPICHNSGRPIYCSHCMNTSPNLLVRLRIDLFLLRDMNSKLKNQVERILEYGLKRVEQQGRSESRKSPSEQSKNSEGGVLGKRLLKLDLLRLRKKNNRLRYRISQEQSRITDKKRTKEQIQEQLQLSSGQKARQDNNEAFSEYESIIEETKLQIAQVQKIVTGMQTLKLKNLIEWFVVRKRDSYEFPYSLAFQPLVSLKNFYKLPTIVAWNSISKMSQYIVLVAKILQFALPFKLGDPSPNFLVDFDDHEEPTINDNGIAEYIAKLVINLLQLSRHLNLLSQEPLDLVWLLDQYDLDTLFYNLISNQIMKARPISHHWTYDRVLAIVSEALQLSIYASSPASRPTLSGTMANNTDKWYLVG; from the coding sequence ATGAATTGTCCTATCTGCCATAATAGTGGAAGGCCCATATACTGTAGTCATTGCATGAATACAAGTCCAAATCTGCTGGTCAGACTAAGAATCGACCTGTTCCTTCTTAGAGATATGAACTCAAAGCTCAAGAATCAGGTAGAAAGAATATTAGAGTATGGTTTGAAACGTGTAGAGCAACAAGGCAGGTCGGAAAGTCGAAAAAGTCCTTCAGAACAATCAAAAAACAGTGAAGGGGGAGTTCTAGGCAAAAGGTTGTTGAAGTTAGACTTACTACGTCtgagaaagaagaacaaTAGGTTAAGATACAGAATATCGCAGGAACAAAGCCGAATTACCGACAAGAAACGAACAAAAGAGCAGATCCAAGAACAGCTGCAGCTGTCTTCAGGACAGAAAGCTCGTCAAGACAACAATGAGGCATTCAGTGAGTATGAGAGCATTATTGAAGAGACAAAGCTGCAAATTGCGcaagttcaaaaaattgttaCAGGGATGCAGACCTTAAAGCTAAAGAATCTTATAGAATGGTTCGTCGTCCGAAAACGAGATTCGTATGAGTTTCCTTATTCACTTGCATTTCAGCCGTTGGTGTCcctcaaaaatttctaCAAGCTTCCCACGATAGTAGCATGGAATTCCATATCAAAGATGTCGCAGTATATTGTCCTTGTCGCAAAAATACTGCAATTTGCACTACCTTTCAAGTTAGGCGATCCATCACCAAACTTTCTTGTGGACTTCGATGACCATGAGGAGCCAACCATCAATGATAACGGTATAGCCGAGTACATTGCTAAGCTGGTGATAAACCTTTTACAACTTTCAAGACATCTCAACCTATTATCTCAAGAGCCACTGGATCTCGTCTGGCTACTTGACCAGTATGATTTAGACACTCTTTTTTATAATCttatttcaaatcaaataatgaagGCTCGACCCATATCGCATCACTGGACCTACGACAGAGTATTAGCCATTGTCTCGGAAGCATTGCAGCTGTCTATTTATGCTTCCTCCCCTGCATCCCGCCCCACACTGAGTGGCACAATGGCTAACAACACTGATAAATGGTATCTTGTTGGCTAG
- a CDS encoding uncharacterized protein (similar to Saccharomyces cerevisiae YPR084W; ancestral locus Anc_3.390), translating to MSNQRPIRLAILGGEATGKSSLISRLTVDIVHEVHYPTRKQANWLFDFTPHSMLAKTLLDGQAHERLMQRTPSSQRVEPIFSSPSVSANVLLSPLVYQSFLNDYTFVKDIHSNRSTNQLKNVDLKGRDTPFYSYLEPDKDLIDSKLHNSITNSNANILRSISSHSSTAAQSIKSDELPNTNNNYLPPNYSSISIDIIDTPGFKPDMVVPFLEVSLFTKLDKRVLQGLAEGPRQPVSTTSMLTASGASELNGKVDGYVFVYSAVPELNRGADPPGYESSSASGGKPENASNEDAPNSKRKDSWSSFDKLADGGFSLLEVIRNCILDAWTEYRDYEKRWKLGKEGDVYSLIYSLKSMWKSEKERREKLKQLRSFTTKLNSLNLDPSSPDSPPPCLIVCTHVNDPMASPILIESGKNLGMKWQSGFVAIDSMDDFNVDIALSLIIREIVEKNKLLSHKRSNSFTNSANPIRNLVKS from the coding sequence ATGAGTAATCAGAGACCAATAAGACTTGCCATACTTGGTGGAGAAGCCACTGGAAAGAGCTCACTAATTTCCCGCCTCACTGTCGATATTGTTCATGAGGTTCACTATCCCACAAGAAAACAAGCGAATTGGTTATTCGACTTCACACCGCATTCAATGCTAGCTAAGACTTTGCTGGATGGCCAAGCTCACGAGAGGCTGATGCAGAGAACGCCTAGTAGCCAGCGGGTTGAAccaatcttttcatcaccgTCTGTATCAGCAAATGTATTATTGTCGCCATTGGTGTACCAGTCTTTCCTAAACGACTATACCTTTGTGAAAGATATTCACAGCAATCGCTCAACTAATCAGCTTAAAAATGTTGATTTGAAAGGTCGAGACACACCCTTTTACTCGTACCTGGAACCAGATAAAGATCTAATAGACTCCAAACTTCACAACAGTATAACGAATTCCAACGCAAACATTTTGCGTTCTATTTCTTCGCATTCCTCGACCGCAGCTCAATCCATAAAGTCCGATGAGCTACCAAATACCAACAATAACTACTTGCCTCCGAATTACTCATCCATATCTATTGATATTATTGACACTCCGGGGTTTAAACCAGACATGGTTGTGCCATTCTTGGAAGTTTCATTATTTACCAAGCTAGATAAGAGAGTATTGCAGGGGTTAGCCGAAGGTCCACGACAACCAGTCTCAACCACGTCAATGCTGACTGCTTCAGGAGCTTCAGAACTAAATGGAAAGGTTGATGGTTATGTTTTTGTTTATAGTGCAGTTCCAGAACTAAATCGCGGTGCGGACCCACCAGGTTACGAATCTTCATCAGCTTCTGGTGGCAAACCTGAAAATGCCAGTAATGAAGATGCTCCAAATTCCAAACGCAAGGATTCATGGTCTAGTTTTGATAAGCTAGCGGATGGTGGGTTTTCTTTACTTGAGGTTATTAGGAACTGTATATTAGATGCTTGGACAGAATATCGAGATTACGAAAAAAGGTGGAAATTGGGCAAAGAGGGCGATGTCTACTCTTTGATTTACAGTTTAAAGAGTATGTGGAAATCCGAGAAAGAGAGACGTGAGAAGTTGAAGCAGCTTCGCAGCTTTACGACGAAATTGAACTCCTTGAATCTCGATCCTTCAAGTCCTGATTCTCCACCTCCGTGCCTCATCGTCTGCACTCATGTGAATGATCCAATGGCAAGCCCTATTCTGATTGAATCCGGTAAGAATCTTGGAATGAAATGGCAGAGTGGCTTTGTGGCAATAGATAGTATGGATGACTTTAATGTCGACATCGCTCTCAGTTTAATTATTAGGGAAATAgtggaaaagaataaacTTTTGTCTCACAAGAGATCAAACAGTTTTACTAATAGTGCCAATCCGATTAGAAACCTTGTTAAAAGttga
- the SHE3 gene encoding She3p (similar to Saccharomyces cerevisiae SHE3 (YBR130C); ancestral locus Anc_3.393), protein MVEFLGESSQGMWKSSQSQLQSPTKIDLQSVSPDGSPPKLGPNHSLFMASIGNSPTRRRLQIDSTAELNSQAGETDMNAGGRSSTRAIESLHQRIDSLTNTNLQLTIQSNSLLEKLENAQQRELKLLESTSSLKHENENLGSMLNRKTRKLKDVEEELYQIKLEHNAVLEERVKLEAEHKFTDEKARTLESKMEMGCAQYDAIVDSLTHYKTHYKVQINELREELETLRSEQTQHFDKVCRDSKTLDLKLQDFDYKYENLQQAEDVRLQFFNDQCGDILKQFNLHSWVDLYRESKKMVIAYAERMELDLPKSFTKLIEDPLLVDVESASFQIPGARSTSDNACSHPLKVPKLRNKSHGSSGNNSHTKRSSFYGGNKQIHNSPLPGTLPGVRRSSSRRVKSSTSDISNSSAESSPIITSSASRNASSPSPRMVQTPSFRKKNDA, encoded by the coding sequence ATGGTAGAATTCTTAGGGGAATCCAGCCAGGGTATGTGGAAGAGCTCGCAGTCCCAGTTACAATCGCCgacaaaaattgatctGCAGTCTGTTTCACCTGATGGTTCGCCACCCAAGCTGGGACCCAATCACAGTTTATTTATGGCAAGCATTGGGAATTCTCCAACTAGAAGACGGCTACAGATCGACTCGACGGCTGAATTGAACTCACAAGCAGGCGAGACCGATATGAACGCTGGTGGTAGATCTTCAACAAGAGCAATAGAATCATTGCACCAGAGAATTGATTCACTAACAAACACCAATCTTCAGCTTACAATTCAGTCTAACAGTCTATTAGAGAAGCTCGAAAATGCTCAGCAAAGGGAATTAAAACTACTGGAGAGCACATCGTCTTTGAAACATGAGAATGAGAATCTGGGGTCAATGCTGAACAGAAAAACGCGCAAGCTGAAAGATGTCGAGGAAGAGCTTTATCAGATAAAGTTAGAGCATAATGCGGTGTTGGAGGAGAGGGTAAAGCTAGAAGCGGAGCACAAGTTCACAGACGAAAAAGCAAGAACTCTAGAAAgcaaaatggaaatgggATGTGCACAATACGATGCGATTGTAGATTCGCTAACACACTATAAGACACATTATAAAGTGCAAATAAACGAACTAAGAGAAGAGCTGGAGACATTACGATCAGAGCAAACGCAACATTTTGATAAGGTCTGCCGAGATTCCAAAActcttgatttgaaattgcagGATTTTGATTACAAGTATGAAAATTTACAGCAGGCGGAAGATGTTCGCTTGCAGTTCTTCAATGATCAGTGTGGTGATATATTAAAACAGTTTAACTTGCATTCCTGGGTCGATCTTTACAGagaaagtaaaaaaatggtcATTGCATACGCAGAACGTATGGAACTGGATCTCCCAAAAAGTTTCACGAAGTTGATTGAAGACCCACTTCTTGTTGACGTGGAGTCAGCATCCTTTCAAATCCCTGGCGCTAGAAGTACTAGTGATAACGCCTGTTCACATCCTTTGAAAGTTCCAAAACTGAGAAACAAATCGCATGGATCCTCAGGTAACAATTCACACACTAAAAGGAGCAGCTTCTACGGAGGTAACAAACAAATACATAACTCACCACTTCCGGGCACTTTACCAGGTGTTCGAAGATCATCATCGAGAAGAGTAAAGAGCTCTACATCGGATATTTCCAACTCTTCGGCAGAATCCTCACCAATAATTACATCTAGCGCTTCGAGAAATGCGTCTTCGCCGTCACCCAGAATGGTGCAGACTCCATCATtcaggaaaaaaaatgatgctTAA